The Coriobacteriia bacterium genome has a segment encoding these proteins:
- the pilO gene encoding type 4a pilus biogenesis protein PilO, with translation MKLSHRDQLLVIVVVVVLLAVAAVFLLILPQRKELARLSGEIRQAEAEITEARGLLSRRQEAKKEAVGTEAELLKLGNAVPESPELPSLIIELQDAANDSGLDFRRIAPDTSLVEQEGYGVAAVKLKMSGRWADFVHFFQKLQKLNRQLRIVDIIVTPKGTAKEGDAAQDDEQVLEANVTIEVYTMGKTAAEPAVPSAPTATQ, from the coding sequence GTGAAGCTGTCGCACAGGGACCAACTGCTCGTCATCGTCGTGGTGGTCGTGCTCCTCGCCGTGGCCGCGGTGTTCCTCCTCATCCTGCCTCAGCGCAAGGAGCTCGCGCGATTGAGCGGTGAGATCAGGCAGGCGGAAGCCGAGATCACAGAGGCCCGCGGTCTGCTCTCGCGCAGGCAGGAGGCCAAGAAGGAGGCGGTGGGCACCGAGGCGGAGCTGCTGAAGCTCGGCAACGCCGTACCCGAGTCCCCCGAGCTTCCCTCGCTCATCATAGAGCTGCAGGACGCCGCGAACGACTCGGGCCTGGACTTCAGAAGGATCGCGCCGGACACCTCGCTCGTCGAGCAGGAGGGATACGGCGTCGCGGCGGTCAAGCTGAAGATGTCCGGGCGCTGGGCGGACTTCGTCCACTTCTTCCAGAAGCTGCAGAAGCTGAACAGGCAGCTGCGCATCGTGGACATCATCGTCACCCCCAAGGGGACGGCCAAGGAAGGCGACGCGGCCCAGGACGATGAGCAGGTGCTCGAAGCCAATGTGACCATCGAGGTCTACACGATGGGCAAGACGGCGGCCGAGCCCGCTGTGCCGTCGGCGCCCACGGCGACCCAGTAG
- a CDS encoding PilN domain-containing protein, which yields MIRINLLPPEITAKRQFERNRTYIVLLGVLLFAMLGGVWSYGMVQVGTRSRQLQNLKAEAQRYRGIADSYKIYEARKEDLTARKGVADKALTGRVLWGRLGDEVSLILPQGMWVTRFSMHEDNGVQMEGVALDAAADVPDVAHKEIAKLLVRLADLDQLYDVWLVSSEKVDEEGGSPSIKWQVTSKVRKPGQEKSATPASPAPPVQPVNQ from the coding sequence ATGATCCGGATCAACCTTCTGCCACCGGAGATAACCGCCAAGCGGCAGTTCGAGCGGAACCGGACGTACATCGTGCTCCTCGGCGTGCTGCTCTTCGCCATGCTGGGGGGAGTGTGGTCCTACGGTATGGTCCAGGTAGGGACCCGCTCGAGGCAGCTCCAGAACCTCAAGGCGGAAGCGCAGAGATACCGGGGCATCGCCGACTCCTACAAGATCTACGAGGCTCGCAAGGAGGACCTGACCGCACGCAAGGGGGTCGCGGACAAGGCCCTGACGGGCCGGGTCCTGTGGGGCAGGCTCGGCGACGAGGTCTCGCTCATCCTGCCGCAGGGCATGTGGGTCACCCGGTTCTCGATGCACGAGGACAACGGCGTGCAGATGGAGGGCGTGGCCCTGGACGCGGCCGCGGACGTGCCGGACGTCGCGCACAAGGAGATCGCCAAGCTGCTGGTGCGCCTCGCCGACCTGGACCAGCTCTACGACGTGTGGCTGGTCTCCTCGGAGAAGGTCGACGAGGAGGGCGGGTCGCCGTCGATCAAGTGGCAGGTGACCAGCAAGGTCCGCAAGCCCGGCCAGGAGAAGTCCGCGACGCCGGCGAGTCCTGCCCCGCCCGTCCAGCCGGTGAATCAGTGA
- the pilM gene encoding type IV pilus assembly protein PilM — protein sequence MGILSFGSGAPPVGLDIGSDHVRAAQLRSQGSALVLSGYGSVDVPMGAVVEGEIVDTEGVAAAIRHLWREVEATGKDVCVGVSNQKVVVRLIDLPYMDPAELQGAIQYQAQDYIPIPIEEAILDFHIIGDYMTPADEHMMEVLLVAAQQDMIGAAVAAVEGAGLRLRRIDVTSFAIVRALMGAVPNVLPDEAETAEATAIIHISSGLTNIAVVERGVPRFTRVSSLAGNHFTQGIANVLNLTFDEAEDLKIRVGLPDIDGRPSVAHGLDPSVVQVAQESLEREVNKFIAEVRRSLDYYLTQATQIRSIKRIYMTGSGSQLSNMHLYLSRGLQAEVALLDPLARIQTVRSLEQALLADRMGCAPAVGLAMGGLQ from the coding sequence GTGGGCATTCTGTCGTTCGGTTCCGGCGCACCGCCGGTGGGGCTCGACATCGGGTCCGACCACGTTCGCGCCGCCCAGCTGAGGAGCCAGGGCTCAGCGCTCGTGCTCAGCGGCTACGGCTCCGTCGACGTCCCCATGGGGGCCGTCGTCGAGGGCGAGATCGTCGACACCGAGGGCGTGGCCGCCGCCATCCGGCACCTCTGGCGCGAGGTGGAGGCCACCGGCAAGGACGTCTGCGTCGGCGTCTCCAACCAGAAGGTCGTCGTCCGCCTCATCGATCTCCCCTACATGGACCCGGCCGAGCTCCAAGGCGCCATCCAGTATCAGGCGCAGGACTACATCCCCATCCCCATCGAGGAAGCGATACTCGACTTCCACATCATCGGGGACTATATGACGCCCGCGGACGAGCACATGATGGAGGTGCTGCTCGTCGCGGCCCAGCAGGACATGATCGGCGCCGCGGTCGCGGCGGTCGAGGGTGCGGGGCTCCGACTGCGCCGGATCGACGTCACGTCCTTCGCGATCGTCCGGGCGCTCATGGGCGCCGTCCCGAACGTGTTGCCGGACGAGGCCGAGACGGCCGAAGCCACGGCGATCATCCACATCTCCTCGGGGTTGACCAACATCGCGGTGGTCGAGAGGGGGGTCCCGCGCTTCACGCGCGTCTCGTCGCTGGCCGGGAACCACTTCACGCAAGGGATCGCCAACGTGCTCAACCTGACCTTCGACGAGGCCGAGGACCTGAAGATCCGGGTGGGGTTGCCCGACATCGACGGCAGGCCGTCGGTCGCGCACGGCCTCGACCCGTCCGTCGTCCAGGTGGCCCAAGAGTCCCTCGAGCGCGAGGTGAACAAGTTCATCGCCGAGGTCCGCCGGTCGCTGGACTACTACCTGACACAGGCTACGCAGATCCGCAGCATCAAGCGCATCTACATGACGGGTAGCGGTTCCCAGCTCTCCAACATGCACCTGTACCTGTCCAGGGGCCTTCAGGCCGAGGTGGCGCTTCTGGATCCGCTCGCGCGCATCCAGACCGTGCGGTCCCTGGAACAGGCGCTGCTGGCCGACCGGATGGGTTGCGCGCCGGCGGTCGGGCTTGCGATGGGGGGTCTCCAATGA